In Thermoanaerobaculia bacterium, the genomic window TCGCGAGCACCCTCTGGCTCTGCGTGATCGGCGCCGCGCTGCTCGCGGCTCCCTTCCTGGTCGAGTTTTGATCGGAATCCCCCGGAGCGGTAACCTTCTCACCGGACTGCTCGTATCGTGAAAGCAACGAGGAGGCTCCCATGAAGATCGGTGCCGTTCCGGCGATTCTCGGCGCTCTGGTGCTCGGCCTGGCGGGGTGCGCTTCGGTGACGACGTCGGCCGACTACGACCGTTCGACCGATTTCTCGAAATACCGGACGTACGCGTGGATCGAGAATGCCGAGCCGATCGGCAACGCGATCGTCCAGAAGCGGCTCACGGCGGCGATCGACGACCAGCTCGCGGGCAAGGGGCTGACGAAGAGCGACCCGCCCGACCTCCTCGTCTCGATGCACGCGCGTCTGACGAAGCAGGTCGAGTTCGAGACGACCGGCTGGGGCTACGGGCCGGGGCGGTGGCAGACGGGGATCCAGACGACCCGGCAGGAGATCCCGGTCGGGACCCTCGTCGTCGACCTCGTCGACGCGCGCGCGAA contains:
- a CDS encoding DUF4136 domain-containing protein, whose protein sequence is MKIGAVPAILGALVLGLAGCASVTTSADYDRSTDFSKYRTYAWIENAEPIGNAIVQKRLTAAIDDQLAGKGLTKSDPPDLLVSMHARLTKQVEFETTGWGYGPGRWQTGIQTTRQEIPVGTLVVDLVDARAKELVWRGMARRILDLMASPEEKEKATRDTVAHMFAAYPPGR